A portion of the Calothrix sp. 336/3 genome contains these proteins:
- a CDS encoding DUF29 domain-containing protein, with the protein MLKSLYNQDMQLWIEQTIQCLRSRDFAALDVENLIEELADLGKAEKNVLKSNLKILLAHLIKLQVQYDAPETMKSSWYDSVVEHRQRILDSLNETPSLKNFLQEAIAIAYPDGVKIAIKEGKLAKYGVRIPPANEYPQDCPFTVGQILDEDFYGL; encoded by the coding sequence ATGCTCAAATCTTTGTACAATCAAGATATGCAGTTATGGATTGAGCAAACTATCCAGTGTCTGCGAAGTCGTGATTTTGCAGCTTTAGATGTGGAGAATTTGATTGAGGAATTAGCCGATTTGGGTAAGGCAGAAAAAAATGTACTCAAAAGTAATTTAAAAATTTTGTTAGCTCACCTAATCAAGTTACAGGTACAATATGATGCACCTGAAACCATGAAAAGCAGCTGGTATGATTCTGTTGTTGAGCATCGTCAACGAATACTGGATAGTTTAAATGAGACTCCTTCTTTGAAAAATTTTCTTCAGGAAGCGATCGCCATAGCTTATCCAGATGGTGTAAAAATCGCTATCAAAGAAGGTAAACTAGCTAAGTATGGGGTACGTATACCCCCAGCAAATGAGTATCCTCAGGATTGTCCTTTTACCGTAGGACAGATATTAGATGAAGATTTCTACGGGTTGTAA
- a CDS encoding glycosyltransferase family 2 protein: MSYRIAAYITAYQEASSVHHTVKALQQQLYPVKQILIVDNSPQPVINQEEFPNLIVKHHPENIGVAGGLNIAINWAIAAGYDFLWLFDQDSQPDEYLLAKLVRQYLELSHQQKNIGIIAPKILDIHTQQEFPGSIFKKYKFVFSPEFATTQDYYECDGVITSGSLVNLKAAQSVDLPRGDLFLDAVDYAYCMNLRRKGYDIVVVRNAEMKHRLGNYTAVTDRFHPGSPNIFTFVCSPSRYYYACRNHTFFETRLTSNQNMYLSILYRIKCARNMIERIIRYESDMVFLKIWACIRGTFDGFCGRLGKTW, from the coding sequence ATGTCCTATCGTATAGCTGCATATATAACTGCCTATCAAGAAGCATCGAGTGTACATCATACAGTCAAAGCCCTACAACAGCAATTATATCCTGTAAAGCAAATTTTGATTGTTGATAACTCTCCTCAACCAGTCATTAATCAAGAAGAATTTCCCAATTTGATTGTGAAACATCATCCAGAAAATATTGGAGTTGCTGGAGGATTAAACATTGCTATAAATTGGGCGATCGCCGCAGGTTATGATTTTTTATGGTTGTTCGATCAAGATAGTCAACCAGATGAATACTTACTAGCAAAGTTAGTCAGACAGTATCTCGAATTATCCCATCAACAGAAAAATATTGGCATTATCGCTCCGAAAATTCTCGACATTCATACTCAGCAAGAATTTCCTGGAAGTATCTTTAAAAAATATAAATTTGTTTTTAGTCCAGAGTTCGCTACTACTCAAGATTACTATGAATGTGATGGGGTAATTACTTCTGGCTCCTTAGTTAATCTTAAGGCAGCTCAATCTGTTGATTTGCCCAGGGGAGATTTATTTTTAGATGCTGTTGACTATGCTTACTGCATGAATTTACGCCGCAAAGGTTATGATATTGTGGTTGTGAGAAATGCCGAAATGAAGCATCGTTTGGGCAATTATACCGCAGTCACAGACCGTTTTCATCCCGGTTCTCCCAATATATTTACCTTTGTTTGTTCTCCATCTCGTTACTATTATGCCTGTCGCAATCATACATTTTTTGAAACTCGGTTAACATCGAATCAAAATATGTATTTATCTATATTATATAGAATTAAATGTGCCAGAAATATGATAGAAAGAATCATTCGTTATGAGTCAGATATGGTATTTCTCAAAATCTGGGCTTGTATCCGGGGTACTTTTGATGGGTTTTGCGGTAGGTTGGGGAAAACTTGGTAA
- a CDS encoding glycosyltransferase family 2 protein — MMIETEKHQQLQSRQTELRKRQIHLLENQQKLDISYSHLSNRDYNCIVNNEYKSISSDFHTHPVSMANRKLTVDEKRLLVISRLKAAKLFAEMGINPWVSISNTAYNNCSEPCISVIITLYNYADYIYECLDSLVNSQLEHLPGNIEVIVVDDASTDNSAALVEKYLENSPLPIYLIKKKLNTGLADGRNLGLKLARSPYIFILDADNFIHPRCLSILHQEITSHDYAAVYGKISRFDNLTREEINYLSCHEWDVSRLVHHPYIDAMAMFNREKILAVGGYSTELIEYGWFGWDDYDLWLKFAQANYDCKFIPQVLSYYRVHSESMINTTNIYALNLAKYFYQKFADLVTNHSHSEIIFSFLKSDICSPSKIELLNHQHQLILQELQSAYAQITAMKTSKFWQLRNFWFNFKKFLGVTKDIDIHI, encoded by the coding sequence ATGATGATAGAAACAGAAAAACATCAGCAATTACAATCTCGACAAACAGAATTAAGAAAACGACAGATTCATCTGTTAGAAAATCAGCAAAAGTTAGATATTTCCTATAGTCATTTATCAAACCGTGACTATAATTGTATCGTCAATAATGAGTATAAATCGATTTCCAGCGACTTTCACACTCATCCCGTGAGCATGGCAAATCGCAAATTAACAGTTGATGAAAAAAGATTATTAGTCATCTCTCGATTGAAGGCAGCAAAATTATTTGCAGAAATGGGAATTAATCCCTGGGTATCGATTAGTAATACAGCTTATAATAACTGCTCAGAACCATGTATTTCTGTAATTATTACTCTCTATAACTACGCTGATTATATCTATGAATGTTTGGATAGCTTAGTAAATAGTCAATTAGAACATCTCCCTGGAAATATCGAAGTTATAGTTGTAGATGATGCTTCCACGGATAATTCTGCCGCTTTAGTCGAAAAGTATTTAGAAAACTCTCCTCTTCCTATCTACTTAATTAAAAAAAAGCTGAATACAGGGTTAGCAGATGGCAGAAATCTGGGTTTGAAATTAGCGCGATCGCCATACATTTTTATTCTGGATGCAGATAATTTTATTCATCCCCGATGTTTATCTATTCTCCATCAAGAAATTACTTCCCATGACTACGCTGCTGTTTATGGCAAAATTAGCAGATTTGATAACTTAACTAGGGAAGAAATTAATTATTTATCCTGTCATGAATGGGATGTAAGTCGATTAGTACATCATCCCTATATTGATGCTATGGCAATGTTTAATCGGGAGAAAATTCTAGCAGTTGGGGGTTATTCTACAGAATTGATTGAGTATGGTTGGTTTGGTTGGGATGACTATGATTTATGGTTGAAATTTGCCCAAGCTAATTATGATTGTAAATTTATTCCCCAAGTACTCAGCTATTATCGAGTACATTCAGAGTCAATGATTAACACAACCAATATCTATGCGCTCAATCTGGCTAAATACTTTTATCAAAAGTTTGCCGATTTAGTTACAAATCATAGCCATTCAGAGATAATATTTAGCTTTTTAAAAAGTGATATTTGTTCTCCTAGCAAAATTGAACTATTAAACCATCAACATCAATTAATCTTACAAGAGCTACAATCTGCCTATGCTCAAATTACTGCCATGAAAACCAGTAAATTTTGGCAGTTAAGAAACTTTTGGTTTAATTTTAAGAAATTTTTAGGGGTGACAAAAGATATTGATATTCACATCTAA
- a CDS encoding bifunctional 2-polyprenyl-6-hydroxyphenol methylase/3-demethylubiquinol 3-O-methyltransferase UbiG — translation MSTSWEKDYPLVTNLSEADLDDNSSLKKMLHLVGENKQVIDFGCATGYFAKLLAAKNCQVTGIELNPKAAKMAEKYCEKVIVADLDYISLEDILSSQIFDVAVFGDILEHLRNPWKVLTEIRNFLNPDGYIVASIPNIAHGAVRLNLLQGKFEYTNLGILDDTHLRFFTRETIYDLLEKSGYLIDVMERITLPIFSGSNWIPHLEKNQFDQHILEMIEQDEEADTFQYIIKAFPISIENKYIILQKKYTQVLEQLENYYQQYQQSNQELEKSNIRLENTQQQLQENSAILQGNIIQLEEARSQLESTHAQLHQMQSEIERSQQQLQTLQNHWEGTQIQLQQAHQGWESCQQIIQAMESSKFWRLRKAWFRVKQFLGIRGN, via the coding sequence ATGAGTACTTCTTGGGAAAAAGATTATCCTTTAGTGACAAATTTGTCAGAAGCAGATTTGGATGATAATAGTAGCTTAAAAAAAATGTTGCATTTGGTGGGAGAAAATAAGCAAGTTATTGATTTTGGCTGTGCAACAGGATATTTTGCCAAACTATTAGCAGCGAAGAATTGTCAAGTCACAGGAATAGAGCTTAATCCCAAAGCTGCAAAAATGGCAGAGAAATATTGTGAAAAAGTCATAGTTGCAGACTTAGATTATATTTCCCTGGAAGATATTTTATCATCTCAAATATTTGATGTGGCGGTATTTGGTGATATTTTAGAACATTTACGCAATCCCTGGAAAGTACTAACAGAAATTCGCAATTTTTTGAACCCGGATGGATATATTGTGGCATCGATTCCCAATATTGCCCATGGAGCAGTGCGTTTAAATTTATTACAGGGAAAATTTGAATATACAAATTTAGGTATTTTAGATGATACCCATCTACGCTTTTTTACCCGCGAGACTATCTACGATTTATTAGAAAAATCTGGATATCTCATTGATGTGATGGAGCGAATTACCTTACCAATTTTTTCTGGTTCAAATTGGATACCTCACCTAGAGAAAAATCAATTTGACCAGCATATATTAGAAATGATTGAGCAAGATGAGGAAGCTGATACATTTCAGTATATTATCAAAGCTTTCCCCATATCCATTGAAAACAAATATATTATTTTACAAAAAAAATATACTCAAGTATTAGAGCAGCTAGAAAACTATTATCAGCAGTATCAACAATCAAATCAAGAATTAGAAAAGTCCAATATCAGACTGGAAAATACTCAGCAGCAATTGCAAGAGAATAGTGCAATTTTACAAGGAAATATTATTCAATTAGAAGAAGCGCGATCGCAGTTGGAATCAACCCACGCACAATTACACCAAATGCAGTCAGAAATTGAGCGATCGCAGCAACAATTACAAACATTACAAAATCACTGGGAAGGAACACAAATACAGCTACAGCAAGCACATCAAGGTTGGGAAAGCTGTCAACAAATTATCCAAGCAATGGAAAGTAGCAAATTTTGGCGACTTCGCAAAGCTTGGTTCCGAGTTAAACAATTTTTAGGTATTCGAGGTAATTAA
- a CDS encoding ABC transporter ATP-binding protein, translated as MGDETVISLENVSKCFRRYSHPIDRLKEIFLPGKHLSDEFWALKNINLEIYQGQTVGIVGRNGSGKSTLLQIIAGTLTPTTGIVKVRGRVSALLELGSGFNPEFTGRQNVFFNGKLLGLSQSEITDKFDEIAGFADIGDFIDQPVKTYSSGMFVRLAFAVAVNVEPEILIVDEALAVGDVVFQHRCMRKMRSLMDSGVTTLFVSHDSGAIKTLCNSAVMINEGKIYTSGSANSVIMQYMKLVTESELGILPTSESLTEPIHQYTVAKNQPHRRGNQKALIEKVIMLNHLGEEVGDTAIFAFNENVKLIIDLQVYTPLQGCIVGFFICDKNGNELIGSNTLEENHVIGKLEPGSKLQIEFQFDLPLRPGAYSLTVAGAENYTAMTFDWIDNAMVFQVLPPDTGKRIHAWIDIPMNVRVSTSESQIVIA; from the coding sequence ATGGGAGACGAAACCGTTATTTCCCTCGAAAACGTATCTAAATGTTTTCGACGCTATTCTCACCCTATAGATAGACTGAAAGAAATTTTCTTGCCTGGAAAACATCTTAGTGATGAATTTTGGGCATTAAAAAATATTAATTTAGAAATTTATCAAGGACAAACTGTTGGCATTGTTGGCAGAAATGGTTCCGGGAAAAGTACTTTGTTACAAATTATTGCCGGAACACTCACACCAACAACAGGTATAGTTAAAGTTCGCGGTAGAGTCTCTGCTCTCTTAGAATTAGGTAGTGGATTTAATCCTGAATTCACTGGTAGACAGAATGTATTTTTTAACGGCAAACTCTTAGGTTTAAGTCAATCAGAAATTACAGATAAATTTGATGAGATTGCTGGATTTGCTGATATTGGTGACTTTATTGATCAACCAGTTAAAACCTATTCGAGTGGAATGTTTGTCCGTTTAGCATTTGCTGTCGCAGTCAATGTGGAACCAGAAATTTTGATAGTTGATGAAGCTTTAGCTGTGGGGGATGTGGTTTTTCAACATCGCTGTATGCGAAAAATGCGGAGTCTGATGGATTCTGGGGTGACAACTTTATTTGTATCCCATGATTCTGGGGCGATTAAAACATTATGTAATAGCGCAGTCATGATTAATGAAGGTAAAATTTACACTTCAGGTTCTGCGAATAGCGTGATTATGCAATATATGAAACTAGTCACAGAGAGTGAGTTAGGAATTCTACCGACAAGTGAATCACTAACAGAACCAATTCATCAATACACTGTAGCAAAAAATCAGCCCCATCGTCGTGGTAATCAAAAAGCTTTAATTGAAAAGGTAATAATGCTGAATCACCTGGGTGAAGAGGTAGGAGATACAGCGATTTTTGCCTTTAATGAAAATGTCAAATTAATTATTGATTTACAAGTATATACTCCTTTACAGGGGTGTATTGTTGGCTTTTTTATTTGTGATAAAAATGGTAACGAATTAATTGGTAGTAATACTCTTGAAGAAAATCATGTAATTGGTAAGTTAGAACCAGGTAGTAAACTCCAAATAGAGTTCCAATTTGATTTACCCCTACGTCCGGGAGCCTATAGTTTAACAGTAGCAGGTGCAGAAAATTATACTGCCATGACATTTGATTGGATAGATAATGCCATGGTTTTTCAAGTACTACCTCCAGATACAGGTAAGCGCATTCATGCTTGGATAGATATACCCATGAATGTCAGAGTATCTACGTCAGAATCACAAATAGTTATTGCCTGA